In Syntrophotaleaceae bacterium, a genomic segment contains:
- a CDS encoding restriction endonuclease subunit S produces the protein MAFPRYTRYKISGIDWVGDIPTHWGVERAKWLFKKMERSVRLDDDVVTAFRDGTVTLRSNRRTEGFTTALQEHGYQGIRKGDLVIHAMDAFAGAIGVSDSDGKATPVYAACINRGEYYTNNHYYAYLLRYMSKAGYIESLAKGIRERSTDFRFNDFVKVSLPIPPRDEQDRIANFLDQKTAEIDEAIAKKQRLIELLKEQKAILINQAVTKGLNPDVPMRDSGVEWIGEVPVHWVVKKNRELFRERKEPGSESLPILSVSLHTGVSDSEQDESENIRSKVRIEDKTSYRRVYPGDIAFNMMRAWQGAIGVVKVDGQVSPAYIIANPCGQVDGEYFEYQYRTASFIGQMDRFSKGITDFRKRLYWAEFKILSTIVPPINEQIEIVQKIRGIASCTDKTVEIIAQEIERIKEFRSVIISDAVTGKIKI, from the coding sequence ATGGCGTTTCCGCGTTATACCCGTTACAAAATCAGCGGGATCGATTGGGTCGGCGACATCCCAACTCACTGGGGAGTTGAAAGAGCCAAATGGTTGTTCAAAAAGATGGAGAGAAGTGTCAGGCTTGATGATGACGTCGTTACGGCTTTTCGAGATGGGACTGTGACCCTTAGAAGCAACAGGCGTACAGAGGGGTTTACTACAGCCCTTCAAGAGCATGGATATCAAGGTATCCGCAAGGGCGACTTGGTTATTCACGCCATGGATGCCTTTGCTGGCGCCATCGGGGTCTCTGATTCCGATGGGAAAGCTACACCTGTTTATGCAGCGTGTATCAATCGTGGTGAATACTATACGAACAATCATTATTACGCGTACTTGCTGCGCTACATGTCAAAAGCAGGATATATCGAATCCTTGGCAAAAGGGATTCGTGAGCGTTCAACTGATTTTAGATTCAATGATTTTGTTAAAGTGAGTCTTCCAATCCCACCTCGCGATGAACAAGACCGCATCGCCAACTTCCTCGACCAAAAGACCGCCGAGATCGACGAGGCCATTGCCAAGAAGCAGCGCCTGATCGAACTGCTCAAGGAGCAGAAAGCCATTCTGATCAATCAGGCCGTGACCAAGGGGCTGAATCCCGATGTGCCCATGCGCGATAGCGGTGTAGAGTGGATTGGGGAGGTGCCGGTGCATTGGGTGGTTAAGAAGAATCGCGAACTTTTTAGAGAGCGCAAAGAACCAGGGTCTGAGTCACTGCCCATATTGTCGGTTTCCCTTCACACCGGTGTGTCTGATTCTGAACAGGATGAAAGTGAAAATATTCGCTCGAAAGTAAGAATTGAAGACAAGACCTCTTATAGACGCGTCTATCCTGGTGATATTGCATTCAACATGATGCGGGCATGGCAGGGCGCTATTGGTGTTGTCAAAGTGGATGGCCAGGTCAGCCCTGCCTATATAATTGCCAATCCTTGTGGACAAGTTGATGGTGAGTATTTTGAATATCAGTACCGGACGGCATCATTTATTGGCCAAATGGATCGCTTTTCGAAAGGAATCACTGATTTCAGAAAAAGGCTTTATTGGGCAGAATTTAAGATTCTAAGCACAATAGTCCCGCCTATAAACGAACAAATAGAAATTGTTCAGAAAATTAGAGGGATCGCCTCGTGTACAGATAAGACGGTGGAGATTATTGCTCAAGAAATCGAGCGAATTAAAGAGTTCCGTTCAGTGATAATCTCCGATGCCGTCACAGGAAAAATCAAAATATAA
- a CDS encoding HipA domain-containing protein, whose translation MEETLSVFLNREPLGLATLEGKTDRYGLEYASSWLDGQGYAVSPHLKPGECESEKVKRFLSNLLPEGKWLEELSIDNQISKSNVFALIALIGAETTGALTFQYDGLDREPRPTGFREVGTEELTERIAQRQRISIAQWDGKPRLSVTGVQDKLPIMIRPDGTMGFGEGDLASTHILKFGRRPDMHMTINEFICMKLADLVKLPVANVSLQRFGEPVLVVQRFDRRWLGDKVDRLHLIDGCQMLDLPPTYKYERPFGKAGEGARIRTGASLPKLFAAARLCRIPALAIRDLLNWTLFQLLIGNSDAHAKNLSFFVGKAGIDLAPSYDLLNIDIYGDEFDRDLALAVGDEFVAERVMPYDLAEFCDASKLPPRQVATNLKNLCTTAMDRMGSLPLGDIRPEEEMEFARKLMEKIKGNAKRLLEMAGELPHVRL comes from the coding sequence ATGGAGGAGACTCTTTCCGTATTCCTGAATCGAGAACCACTCGGTTTGGCAACCCTTGAGGGCAAAACCGATCGCTACGGCCTGGAGTATGCTTCGTCATGGCTCGACGGGCAGGGGTATGCCGTATCCCCACACCTGAAGCCCGGGGAGTGCGAATCCGAGAAGGTGAAGCGTTTTCTTTCCAACCTCCTCCCGGAAGGGAAGTGGCTGGAAGAACTTTCGATCGACAATCAGATTTCGAAGAGCAATGTCTTTGCCCTGATTGCATTGATCGGTGCGGAGACGACCGGAGCGCTGACCTTCCAATATGACGGTTTGGACCGGGAGCCTCGGCCGACAGGGTTCCGCGAGGTCGGCACAGAGGAATTGACGGAGCGGATTGCGCAGCGCCAAAGGATTTCCATCGCTCAATGGGACGGCAAGCCACGCCTGTCGGTCACCGGCGTCCAGGACAAGTTGCCGATCATGATCAGGCCCGACGGCACAATGGGGTTCGGTGAAGGAGATCTGGCTTCGACGCATATTCTTAAGTTCGGCAGGCGACCGGATATGCACATGACGATCAACGAGTTCATCTGCATGAAGCTGGCGGACCTGGTCAAGTTGCCAGTCGCCAATGTCTCTCTGCAGCGTTTTGGGGAGCCGGTGCTGGTCGTCCAGCGTTTCGATCGTCGCTGGCTCGGGGATAAGGTGGACAGACTGCATCTGATCGATGGCTGCCAGATGCTCGATCTGCCGCCGACCTACAAATATGAGCGCCCTTTCGGCAAGGCAGGCGAAGGGGCTCGCATCAGGACCGGGGCTAGCTTGCCGAAGCTCTTTGCCGCAGCACGACTCTGCCGCATCCCGGCCTTGGCCATCAGGGATCTGCTGAACTGGACTCTGTTCCAGCTTCTTATAGGCAACAGCGATGCGCACGCAAAGAACCTTTCCTTCTTTGTCGGTAAGGCGGGGATCGACCTGGCGCCGAGCTACGATCTGTTGAACATCGACATCTACGGGGATGAGTTTGATCGGGATCTGGCCCTGGCGGTCGGGGATGAGTTTGTTGCGGAAAGGGTCATGCCTTACGACCTGGCGGAATTCTGCGATGCAAGCAAACTGCCGCCGCGACAGGTGGCGACCAATCTGAAAAATCTCTGTACGACGGCAATGGATCGCATGGGGAGTTTGCCATTGGGTGATATCCGGCCCGAAGAGGAAATGGAGTTTGCCCGGAAGCTGATGGAAAAGATCAAGGGGAATGCGAAGCGCCTTCTGGAAATGGCCGGAGAGCTTCCGCATGTCAGGCTTTAG
- the pgm gene encoding phosphoglucomutase (alpha-D-glucose-1,6-bisphosphate-dependent) — protein sequence MALHPLAGKPAPKSILANIPRLISDYYLRRPDPDDPLQLVSFGTSGHRGCASNRTFNEDHILAIIQAICDYRKEAGISGPLFLGMDTHALSEPARATALEVLAANGVDVRIDKDFGYTPTPVISHAILTCNKDRQESPADGIVITPSHNPPDNGGIKYNPPNGGPADTDVTSNIADRANEYLRRGLAGVKRVPYDRAITAACVTTYDFVTPYVEDLANVIDMEAIRKAGLRIAADALGGSGLGYWKPIAERYRLDITVMNGHPDPTFSFMSVDKDGKIRMDCSSASAMAGLISLKDSYDIAFGNDPDFDRHGIVTPSAGLMNPNHYLAVAIDYLFRHRKGWRKDAAVGKTLVSSSMIDRVAADLGRPLREVPVGFKWFVDGLVDGSYGFGGEESAGASFLRHDGTVWSTDKDGIILSLLAAEITAVTGRDPSRHYQELTRKFGAPVYARIDAEATPAQKEVLGRLSPDQVTAETLGGEPILAKLTRAPGNNAGIGGLKVTTENGWFAARPSGTEDIYKIYAESFKGEAHLKQIQEQAKTIVSETFKAAGV from the coding sequence ATGGCGCTTCATCCCCTGGCAGGCAAACCGGCACCGAAATCGATTTTGGCCAATATCCCCAGGCTGATCAGCGATTATTATCTTCGACGGCCCGATCCGGACGATCCGCTCCAGCTGGTCTCTTTCGGCACCTCCGGCCATCGCGGCTGCGCCTCGAACCGCACCTTCAACGAAGACCACATCCTTGCCATCATCCAGGCCATCTGCGACTACCGCAAGGAGGCCGGGATCAGCGGCCCCCTCTTTCTGGGAATGGACACCCACGCCTTGTCCGAGCCGGCCCGCGCCACGGCGCTGGAGGTGCTGGCGGCGAACGGGGTGGATGTGCGCATCGACAAGGATTTCGGCTACACGCCGACACCGGTCATTTCCCACGCCATCCTGACCTGCAACAAAGATCGGCAGGAGTCGCCTGCCGACGGAATCGTCATCACCCCGTCCCACAACCCTCCGGACAACGGCGGCATCAAGTACAATCCCCCCAACGGCGGCCCGGCCGACACCGATGTCACCTCGAATATCGCCGATCGGGCCAACGAATATCTGCGCCGGGGACTGGCGGGTGTCAAGCGGGTGCCCTATGATCGGGCTATCACCGCTGCATGCGTGACCACTTACGACTTTGTCACACCCTACGTCGAGGATCTGGCCAACGTCATCGACATGGAGGCGATCCGGAAGGCCGGTCTGCGCATCGCTGCCGACGCCCTGGGAGGCTCCGGACTCGGCTACTGGAAACCGATCGCCGAAAGGTACCGCCTCGATATCACGGTGATGAACGGCCATCCCGATCCGACCTTCAGTTTCATGAGCGTCGACAAGGACGGCAAGATCCGCATGGACTGCTCCTCGGCCAGCGCCATGGCGGGCTTGATCAGTCTCAAGGACAGCTACGACATCGCCTTCGGCAACGATCCGGACTTCGACCGGCACGGCATCGTCACCCCCTCGGCCGGACTGATGAACCCCAATCACTACCTGGCCGTCGCCATCGACTACCTTTTCCGGCACCGCAAGGGTTGGCGCAAGGACGCGGCGGTGGGCAAGACCCTGGTCTCCTCCTCGATGATCGACCGGGTGGCGGCCGATCTGGGACGTCCCTTGCGGGAGGTCCCCGTGGGCTTCAAATGGTTCGTCGACGGCCTGGTGGACGGCTCCTACGGGTTCGGCGGAGAGGAAAGCGCCGGCGCCTCCTTTTTGCGTCATGACGGTACGGTATGGTCCACGGACAAGGACGGGATTATCCTCAGCCTGCTGGCGGCCGAGATCACCGCTGTGACAGGCCGCGATCCGTCCCGGCACTACCAGGAACTCACCCGCAAATTCGGGGCGCCCGTTTATGCCCGGATCGACGCCGAGGCAACCCCCGCTCAGAAGGAGGTCCTCGGACGGCTTTCGCCGGACCAGGTGACCGCGGAGACTCTGGGCGGTGAGCCGATCCTGGCCAAACTGACCAGAGCTCCGGGAAACAACGCCGGCATCGGCGGGCTCAAGGTCACCACCGAAAACGGCTGGTTCGCCGCCCGTCCCTCCGGCACCGAGGATATCTACAAGATCTATGCGGAGTCCTTCAAAGGGGAAGCCCATCTGAAGCAGATCCAGGAACAGGCCAAGACCATCGTCAGCGAGACGTTCAAGGCTGCGGGGGTTTGA
- a CDS encoding helix-turn-helix transcriptional regulator produces the protein MNIERLESAMAERGFNQSTLAKSLGVSRTIVSEWLKGSKFPRPDKLLKLGMTLSLSFTDLVIKSSQHEPIIAFRKKGGRKTRDHHFERARDMGHLLEGLAPHLPFSSLTNPPSLKNAQLEYGYIQEVARNVRQEIGVSDAEPIAFENLVEYFKKFDAVLIPALWGRKENHGNALHIHLPKSGTTWIYLNLDSNFHDFNFWMAHELGHVLSQKFEGDEAEDFSDAFAQALLFPEKCAKGAYEEVRSIPNVGNKIKKVLEFADRYNISPITVFEAIKAFSAEHDLPKIDLGNGFYGATTNFNKGYLNVSDTLGERKKLTARSYIDLTKGLFKSPFFEALERFLSEHKKSPGFIQNLLQVDFVDAKGIYKELIS, from the coding sequence TTGAATATCGAAAGACTCGAATCGGCCATGGCCGAGAGGGGCTTTAATCAATCTACCCTGGCCAAAAGCCTTGGTGTCTCCAGAACTATCGTCTCTGAATGGCTCAAGGGTTCAAAATTCCCCCGCCCGGACAAACTCCTGAAGTTGGGAATGACCTTGAGCCTGTCTTTTACCGACCTTGTAATCAAATCTTCCCAGCATGAACCGATTATCGCCTTCCGAAAAAAGGGTGGCCGCAAGACGAGGGATCACCATTTTGAACGTGCCAGGGATATGGGACATCTCCTGGAAGGTTTGGCCCCCCACCTGCCATTCAGTTCTCTGACGAATCCGCCCTCTTTGAAAAATGCACAGCTTGAGTATGGCTACATTCAAGAGGTTGCCAGAAACGTGAGGCAGGAAATCGGCGTGTCTGACGCCGAACCTATAGCGTTCGAAAATCTTGTAGAGTATTTCAAGAAATTCGATGCAGTGCTGATTCCCGCCCTCTGGGGCAGGAAGGAAAACCATGGGAACGCTCTCCATATCCACCTCCCAAAGTCTGGGACCACTTGGATATATTTAAATCTCGACAGCAACTTCCATGATTTCAATTTTTGGATGGCGCATGAACTGGGACATGTGCTGTCGCAGAAGTTTGAAGGTGACGAGGCGGAAGACTTTTCAGACGCCTTCGCTCAAGCGCTTTTGTTTCCGGAAAAATGTGCCAAAGGAGCTTACGAAGAAGTAAGATCCATCCCGAATGTTGGGAACAAGATAAAAAAAGTTTTAGAGTTTGCAGACCGGTACAATATATCGCCAATTACCGTCTTTGAGGCAATAAAGGCTTTTTCCGCTGAACATGACTTGCCAAAAATCGATCTTGGAAATGGCTTTTATGGGGCCACAACCAACTTTAACAAGGGTTACTTAAATGTCAGCGACACCCTCGGCGAAAGAAAAAAGCTGACGGCCAGGAGTTATATCGATCTAACCAAGGGCCTATTCAAAAGCCCATTTTTTGAAGCTCTTGAGAGGTTCCTTTCGGAACACAAAAAATCCCCTGGCTTTATCCAAAATCTTCTTCAAGTCGATTTTGTTGACGCGAAGGGCATTTACAAGGAACTAATATCGTAA
- a CDS encoding DEAD/DEAH box helicase family protein has translation MVTQTNEQALEACIEKALTGTCREQLKIEGLSVAEGNEQDRGGHLYWLGESSSFDREFAIDRHFFWTFLETTQADELAKIQDRRNWRRLVLERLSRKIEKEGILKVLKGGLRIDDAHLTLLYSRPYNNLNPDVSKRFEQNLFSVTRQVHYSQADPLKSIDMVIFINGIAVATFELKNAWTGQTTYHAMKQYREDRDPNEPLLGFGRCLVHFAVDTDDVYMTTRLEGKKTVFLPFNKGYNHGKGNPPNPGGHKTNYLWHEILTRPSLANIIEHFAKLVGVKESDPLKKKTLYFPRYHQLEVVRNLLADVRQRGVGQTYLIQHSAGSGKSNSITWTAYQLIEVYPEAGDKPVFDSVVVVTDRKVLDKQLKNNIKQFSEVKNIVAHATNSQDLKLALESGKKIIITTIQKFPFIVDGITDLSDKRFAVIIDEAHSSQSGSAADNLNRTLGADEDEVQDAILEIMKKRKMRDNASYFAFTATPKNATLERFGEKTADGEFEPFHLYSMKQAIEEGFILDVVANYTTYKSYYEIQKSIRENPLFNKAKAQKKLRAYVEGHKETIAVKADIMVSHFLEQVVGPKKLKGQAKGMVVTRNIATAIRYYFAVRDALKGQPFKAMIAFSGKKKVDGIEYTEETINGFPTKDIEEKFDSDEYRLLVVANKYLTGFDQPKLSTMYVDKKLQFVLAVQALSRLNRCCHSLGKRTEDVFILDFFNPTSDIKNAFDPFYTATSLSKATDVNVLHDVKEKLDAVGVYEWEEVEAFCTLYFSNAEAEQLSPIIDTCAARFDHELTLEEDDKADFKIKAKQFVKIYAQLACIMPFNNIEWEKLHWFLKFLIPKLKIKDKDKDTLDELLESVDLSTYGLERVKLKESIGLDESASEIDPQNPNARGVHGGDEPKDPLDEIIKAFNERWFAGWEATPEEQRVKFINIARHVFKNPNYQTQVVDNQDEQNSRLALEKLISQAVSQERKRELDLYKRYAQDPEFKRAFDASIMRLLANVDVSKVVLEKVNG, from the coding sequence ATGGTCACCCAAACCAACGAACAAGCACTGGAAGCCTGCATCGAGAAAGCCCTGACCGGGACATGCCGCGAACAGTTGAAGATCGAAGGTTTGAGTGTCGCCGAAGGCAACGAGCAGGATCGCGGCGGCCATCTTTACTGGCTGGGGGAGTCGAGTTCGTTCGATCGCGAGTTTGCCATTGATCGGCATTTCTTCTGGACCTTTCTCGAAACCACCCAGGCCGACGAGTTGGCCAAGATCCAGGATCGCCGCAACTGGCGCCGGCTGGTGCTGGAGCGGCTGAGCCGCAAGATCGAGAAAGAGGGTATTCTCAAAGTCCTCAAAGGGGGGCTGCGCATCGACGACGCCCATCTCACCCTCCTCTACAGCCGGCCCTACAACAATCTCAATCCCGACGTCTCCAAACGCTTCGAGCAGAATCTCTTTTCCGTCACGCGGCAGGTCCACTACTCCCAGGCCGATCCCCTCAAGTCCATCGACATGGTGATCTTCATCAACGGCATTGCCGTGGCCACCTTCGAGCTGAAGAATGCCTGGACCGGCCAGACCACCTACCACGCCATGAAGCAGTATCGGGAAGACCGCGACCCCAACGAGCCGCTGTTGGGCTTCGGGCGGTGCCTGGTCCACTTCGCCGTCGATACCGATGACGTCTACATGACTACCCGGCTGGAAGGGAAAAAGACGGTCTTTCTTCCCTTCAACAAGGGCTATAACCACGGCAAAGGGAACCCGCCGAATCCCGGTGGGCACAAGACCAACTACCTTTGGCACGAGATTCTCACCCGCCCGAGCCTGGCCAACATCATCGAGCACTTTGCCAAACTGGTGGGGGTGAAGGAAAGCGACCCCCTCAAAAAGAAGACATTGTATTTCCCCCGTTACCATCAACTGGAGGTCGTGCGCAACCTTTTGGCCGATGTCCGGCAGCGGGGGGTGGGGCAAACATACCTGATCCAGCACTCCGCCGGCTCGGGCAAGTCCAATTCCATCACCTGGACCGCCTATCAGTTGATCGAAGTTTACCCCGAAGCCGGCGACAAGCCGGTTTTCGATTCGGTGGTGGTGGTCACCGACCGCAAGGTGCTGGACAAGCAGCTCAAGAACAACATTAAACAGTTCTCTGAGGTGAAGAACATCGTCGCCCACGCCACCAACTCCCAGGATCTGAAGCTGGCGCTGGAGAGCGGCAAGAAAATCATCATCACCACTATCCAGAAGTTTCCTTTCATTGTGGATGGCATCACCGATCTCTCCGACAAGCGGTTTGCGGTCATTATCGACGAGGCCCACAGCTCCCAGAGCGGCTCGGCGGCCGATAACCTCAATCGGACCCTGGGGGCCGACGAGGACGAGGTGCAGGACGCGATCCTGGAAATCATGAAGAAGCGCAAGATGCGGGACAATGCCTCGTACTTCGCCTTCACCGCCACGCCCAAGAACGCCACCCTGGAGCGGTTCGGGGAGAAAACGGCGGACGGCGAGTTTGAGCCGTTTCACCTCTACTCCATGAAGCAGGCTATCGAAGAAGGTTTTATCCTGGACGTGGTGGCCAACTACACCACCTACAAGAGCTACTACGAAATCCAGAAATCGATCCGCGAAAATCCCCTGTTCAACAAAGCCAAGGCGCAAAAAAAGCTGCGGGCCTACGTGGAGGGACACAAAGAAACCATCGCCGTCAAAGCCGATATCATGGTCAGCCATTTTCTGGAACAGGTGGTGGGCCCGAAGAAGCTGAAAGGACAGGCCAAGGGGATGGTGGTGACCCGCAACATCGCAACGGCGATCCGTTACTACTTTGCCGTTCGCGACGCCCTCAAGGGGCAACCGTTCAAGGCCATGATCGCTTTTTCCGGCAAGAAGAAAGTCGACGGCATCGAGTACACTGAGGAAACCATCAACGGCTTTCCGACCAAGGATATCGAGGAGAAATTCGATTCCGATGAATATCGGCTGTTGGTGGTGGCCAACAAGTATCTGACCGGCTTCGATCAGCCCAAGCTGTCCACCATGTACGTGGACAAGAAGCTGCAATTCGTGCTGGCGGTGCAGGCCCTCTCACGGCTGAATCGTTGCTGCCATTCCCTTGGTAAACGCACCGAAGATGTGTTTATCCTCGACTTTTTCAATCCCACCAGCGACATCAAGAATGCTTTCGATCCCTTCTACACGGCAACTTCCCTCTCCAAAGCGACGGATGTGAATGTCCTCCATGACGTCAAAGAGAAGCTCGACGCCGTTGGCGTCTATGAATGGGAAGAAGTGGAAGCCTTTTGCACTCTCTATTTTTCCAATGCCGAGGCGGAGCAACTCAGCCCGATCATCGACACCTGTGCCGCCCGGTTCGATCATGAGTTGACACTGGAAGAAGACGACAAGGCCGACTTCAAGATCAAGGCCAAGCAGTTTGTGAAGATCTACGCGCAGCTCGCCTGTATCATGCCCTTCAACAATATCGAGTGGGAAAAACTCCACTGGTTCCTCAAGTTCCTGATCCCCAAGCTAAAAATCAAGGATAAGGACAAGGACACCCTCGATGAGCTACTGGAGAGTGTGGACCTTTCGACCTACGGCCTGGAGCGGGTCAAATTGAAGGAGAGCATCGGCCTGGACGAGAGCGCCTCCGAAATAGATCCCCAGAACCCGAATGCGCGCGGGGTTCATGGCGGTGACGAGCCGAAGGACCCGCTTGATGAAATCATCAAGGCTTTCAACGAGCGGTGGTTCGCTGGATGGGAAGCAACGCCGGAAGAGCAGCGGGTAAAGTTCATCAACATCGCCCGACATGTCTTCAAGAACCCCAATTATCAGACTCAGGTCGTCGACAACCAGGATGAGCAGAACAGCCGACTGGCCCTGGAAAAGCTGATCAGTCAGGCAGTCAGCCAGGAACGCAAGAGAGAACTCGACCTGTACAAGCGCTACGCGCAAGACCCGGAATTCAAGCGGGCTTTCGATGCGAGTATCATGAGGCTGCTGGCGAATGTGGACGTGTCAAAGGTTGTCCTAGAGAAGGTGAACGGCTAG
- a CDS encoding helix-turn-helix transcriptional regulator has translation MPKTIKPIPAPVQKGALDAETLGKFVRARRTQSGLGMHEAAAFCGIAVDTLTKIETARGDVKLSSILTVCRMLGIHLIVEPWEE, from the coding sequence ATGCCTAAAACCATCAAGCCGATTCCAGCGCCTGTGCAGAAAGGTGCTCTCGATGCCGAGACACTTGGGAAGTTCGTTCGGGCCCGGCGTACTCAATCAGGGCTCGGTATGCACGAAGCGGCGGCCTTTTGCGGAATCGCAGTCGATACCCTGACCAAGATCGAGACAGCCCGAGGCGACGTCAAACTCTCCAGCATCCTGACTGTCTGCCGCATGCTTGGCATCCATCTCATAGTCGAGCCCTGGGAGGAATAA